The following coding sequences are from one Zalophus californianus isolate mZalCal1 chromosome 15, mZalCal1.pri.v2, whole genome shotgun sequence window:
- the LOC113920686 gene encoding basic proline-rich protein-like, protein MPLAARAPSADGFSTSLGDRRHKAGKTESSPWRLLSPPELLGGSPRDRETPATRRPPKRSERSVQTCARVCQGLSRGSWVRGARSPASAPPPTPTCAAARRPACSGRPGNPRNLFRVLPLTAAGRHTHQIASPVAETFPPELPFGFWLAPGSRARAVPPVPPQPPRARTAGGAPTYPERGARAEGAAHARALSPARCSRGAARPRGIAPRPGAGLGGLGLGLRAPAPARLGAHGLAVERRAPPRPARLPRGLRAASAAPPGQGKDDVGLGAGVPGRASPCPARDRSHSDPKYFVCSPPPVRSSRSVCGPGGVRSAGPPPPHPDPFRPPSMLVAPTPRQGLARRPGGAGKSRPPPPTSLVRHRGSRARAPRTPRAPRLAPRPARPPAGRAPPRGPPLRPERARAIQGLGAGRWPWPGIAGPRSSRGSAPGASRVLMRAWGLVPGTSQAGCGQFPSIPKEYIICSPQRPKEDGQRVERRLLPAKIHKALSRSPGEG, encoded by the exons ATGCCGTTGGCTGCGCGCGCTCCGAGTGCAGACGGTTTCAGCACCAGCCTCGGGGACAGACGCCATAAGGCCGGGAAAACGGAATCCTCGCCTTGGCGGCTCCTGTCACCACCAGAACTGCTCGGAGGCAG CCCCAGAGATCGGGAGACACCGGCCACCCGGAGACCCCCTAAGCGTTCGGAGCGGTCTGTCCAAACCTGCGCTCGGGTTTGCCAAGGGCTCAGCCGAGGGTCGTGGGTTCGAGGGGCGCGCTCACCTGCCAGCGCCCCGCCGCCGACGCCCACCTGTGCGGCAGCGCGAAGGCCGGCTTGCAGCGGGCGGCCCGGGAACCCCAGGAATTTGTTTCGCGTGCTTCCACTGACGGCGGCAGGACGACACACGCACCAAATCGCGTCTCCAGTTGCAGAGACTTTCCCGCCCGAGTTGCCCTTTGGCTTCTGGCTCGCCCCGGGGTCGCGAGCCAGGGCCGTGCCACCCGTTCCCCCACAGCCACCCCGGGCCCGGACCGCCGGCGGGGCGCCCACTTACCCGGAGCGGGGCGCGCGGGCCGAAGGCGCCGCTCACGCGCGGGCTTTGTCTCCGGCGCGGTGCTCGCGGGGGGCGGCCAGACCGCGCGGCATCGCTCCTCGGCCGGGCGCGGGGCTGggcgggctcgggctcgggctccgCGCCCCGGCTCCCGCGCGCCTCGGCGCTCACGGGCTCGCGGTGGAAaggcgcgccccgccccgccccgcccgccttCCCCGGGGTCTCCGGGCCGCGTCAGCAGCCCCGCCCGGGCAGGGGAAAGACGacgtggggctgggggcgggggtgccgGGGAGAGCGAGCCCGTGCCCCGCGCGCGACAGAAGTCACTCAGACCCAAAGTACTTCGTCTGCTCCCCGCCCCCGGTGCGGAGCTCCCGGAGCGTGTGCGGGCCCGGCGGCGTGCGGAGCGCGggacccccacctccccaccccgacCCTTTCCGCCCTCCTTCCATGTTGGTCGCGCCCACTCCGCGGCAGGGTCTCGCCCGGCGCCCGGGAGGGGCCGGGAAatcccgcccgccgccgccgacGTCACTGGTGCGTCACCGGGGCTCCCGCGCCAGGGCTCCGCGCactccccgcgccccccgcctCGCGCCCCGCCCCGCTCGACCCCCGGCCGGCCGCGCGCCCCCGAGGGGCCCGCCACTCCGCCCGGAGCGCGCGCGCGCcatccaggggctgggggcggggcggtggcCGTGGCCGGGGATCGCGGGGCCGCGGTCCTCGCGGGGTTCCGCCCCCGGAGCCTCCCGCGTCCTCATGCGTGCCTGGGGGTTAGTTCCGGGGACCAGCCAGGCTGGGTGCGGCCAGTTTCCATCCATCCCGAAAGAATACATAATATGTTCCCCCCAACGCCCCAAAGAAGACGGGCAGCGAGTGGAGAGACGCTTACTACCTGCGAAAATTCACAAGGCATTGTCTCGCTCTCCGGGCGAAGGGTAG